One region of Glycine max cultivar Williams 82 chromosome 9, Glycine_max_v4.0, whole genome shotgun sequence genomic DNA includes:
- the LOC100786091 gene encoding E3 ubiquitin-protein ligase MBR1 isoform X1: MGSSASKASSSSSSSSSGSFRKGRSKGYRGFPSYCLGATSGSRGIDSDDQVCDQNKVNGDDVTYSSGNEIDSDEGKTESFRKVKSDEVPCVPSNIDLEGWGHTTSRTGSSSAHSSSNQSLNPSSRFLSRFSLVPGNISFRLSRTTSLGSSRPCPVSSESLSIFNNEDELNLPPGLPGSLINRNETQHRSDLLNASLASQVPIQCHQEASNNLRSNTPTLVSPGNLVSSRTLSSVQDVARDGNGTREVLDVNLFSPRIHTDSENIEPRLTDRRNGAREPVERNVRFSRTLSVGRLRDRVLRRSTVSDFTFCPLQRERDASQDNGRRTGERDTRVSPSGRNAANSSTPRYPLPSTPSSLFGIEDYEVETSQSRETRYQDLLEHRSNFLERRRRIRSQVRALQRLGSRFENLSGHDRSCILSGQHRNGRCACRINSRDTNSNDDTNARASISRIVMLAEALFEVLDEIHQQSVVLSSRPSVSSIGSVPAPNDVVESLPVKLYTKLHKHQEEPVQCYICLVEYEDGDSMRVLPCHHEFHTTCVDKWLKEIHRVCPLCRGDICVSDSLPREN; encoded by the exons ATGGGGTCCAGTGCCAGCAAGGCCTCGTCCTCATCGTCGTCGTCGTCTTCGGGGAGTTTCAGGAAGGGTCGATCTAAGGGATACCGAGGTTTCCCATCGTATTGTCTGGGAGCCACGTCTGGATCTCGTGGCATTGATAGTGACGACCAG GTTTGTGATCAGAATAAAGTAAATGGAGATGATGTAACATACAGCAGTGGCAATGAAATAGATTCAGATGAGGGGAAGACAGAGTCTTTTAGAAAGGTTAAATCTGATGAAGTGCCTTGTGTGCCTTCTAACATTGACCTTGAGGGGTGGGGTCACACTACATCCAGAACTGGTAGCAGCTCTGCACATTCTTCTTCAAATCAGTCCTTGAACCCTTCAAGCCGATTCCTTTCTCGCTTTAGCCTTGTTCCTGGTAATATAAGCTTCAGACTTAGCAGAACCACAAGTTTGGGGTCATCTAGGCCTTGCCCGGTTTCTTCAGAGAGTCTCTCAATATTTAACAATGAAGATGAGCTTAATCTGCCTCCAGGGCTTCCTGGCAGCTTGATCAATAGAAATGAAACTCAACACCGTAGTGACTTGCTTAATGCATCTCTTGCTAGTCAAGTGCCTATACAGTGTCATCAAGAAGCTTCCAATAATTTAAGATCCAATACCCCGACACTGGTTTCCCCTGGCAACTTGGTTAGCAGTCGCACACTTTCTTCTGTTCAGGATGTTGCCAGAGATGGAAATGGTACAAGAGAAGTGCTGGATGTGAACTTGTTTTCTCCTAGAATTCATACTGATTCAGAAAACATTGAGCCTAGACTTACTGATAGACGAAATGGAGCTCGAGAGCCTGTTGAACGTAATGTTCGTTTTAGCCGGACATTAAGTGTTGGAAGGCTCCGTGACAGGGTTCTCCGCCGATCAACAGTATCAGACTTCACATTTTGCCCTTTGCAACGAGAGAGAGATGCTAGTCAAGATAATGGAAGACGGACAGGGGAGAGAGACACAAGAGTGTCACCATCTGGTCGTAATGCTGCAAATTCTTCTACACCTAGATATCCTCTACCCAGTACACCTAGCTCCTTGTTTGGCATCGAAGATTATGAAGTTGAGACTTCACAATCTAGAGAAACTAGGTATCAGGATCTACTGGAGCATAGGTCCAATTTCCTCGAACGGAGAAGAAGAATACGGTCCCAG GTCCGTGCTCTTCAGAGGTTGGGTAGCCGGTTTGAAAATCTTTCTGGACATGACAGATCATGTATCTTATCTGGTCAACATAGAAATGGTCGTTGTGCATGCAGAATCAATAGTCGTGATACCAATTCAAATGATGATACCAATGCAAGAGCTAGCATATCAAGAATTGTTATGCTAGCTGAAGCTTTATTTGAG gtTCTGGATGAAATTCACCAGCAATCTGTGGTTTTATCATCTCGCCCTTCTGTGTCATCTATCGGTTCCGTTCCTGCACCTAATGACGTTGTGGAATCCTTGCCTGTCAAATTATACACAAAGTTGCACAAACATCAAGAAGAACCTGTACA ATGTTATATATGCCTTGTGGAGTATGAGGATGGAGACAGCATGCGAGTTCTGCCTTGTCATCATGAATTTCATACAACATGTGTAGACAAGTGGCTGAAGGAGATTCACAG GGTGTGCCCACTATGTCGAGGGGATATCTGTGTATCTGATTCACTGCCAAGGGAGAACTAA
- the LOC100786091 gene encoding E3 ubiquitin-protein ligase MBR1 isoform X2, with the protein MGSSASKASSSSSSSSSGSFRKGRSKGYRGFPSYCLGATSGSRGIDSDDQVCDQNKVNGDDVTYSSGNEIDSDEGKTESFRKVKSDEVPCVPSNIDLEGWGHTTSRTGSSSAHSSSNQSLNPSSRFLSRFSLVPGNISFRLSRTTSLGSSRPCPVSSESLSIFNNEDELNLPPGLPGSLINRNETQHRSDLLNASLASQVPIQCHQEASNNLRSNTPTLVSPGNLVSSRTLSSVQDVARDGNGTREVLDVNLFSPRIHTDSENIEPRLTDRRNGAREPVERNVRFSRTLSVGRLRDRVLRRSTVSDFTFCPLQRERDASQDNGRRTGERDTRVSPSGRNAANSSTPRYPLPSTPSSLFGIEDYEVETSQSRETRYQDLLEHRSNFLERRRRIRSQVRALQRLGSRFENLSGHDRSCILSGQHRNGRCACRINSRDTNSNDDTNARASISRIVMLAEALFEQSVVLSSRPSVSSIGSVPAPNDVVESLPVKLYTKLHKHQEEPVQCYICLVEYEDGDSMRVLPCHHEFHTTCVDKWLKEIHRVCPLCRGDICVSDSLPREN; encoded by the exons ATGGGGTCCAGTGCCAGCAAGGCCTCGTCCTCATCGTCGTCGTCGTCTTCGGGGAGTTTCAGGAAGGGTCGATCTAAGGGATACCGAGGTTTCCCATCGTATTGTCTGGGAGCCACGTCTGGATCTCGTGGCATTGATAGTGACGACCAG GTTTGTGATCAGAATAAAGTAAATGGAGATGATGTAACATACAGCAGTGGCAATGAAATAGATTCAGATGAGGGGAAGACAGAGTCTTTTAGAAAGGTTAAATCTGATGAAGTGCCTTGTGTGCCTTCTAACATTGACCTTGAGGGGTGGGGTCACACTACATCCAGAACTGGTAGCAGCTCTGCACATTCTTCTTCAAATCAGTCCTTGAACCCTTCAAGCCGATTCCTTTCTCGCTTTAGCCTTGTTCCTGGTAATATAAGCTTCAGACTTAGCAGAACCACAAGTTTGGGGTCATCTAGGCCTTGCCCGGTTTCTTCAGAGAGTCTCTCAATATTTAACAATGAAGATGAGCTTAATCTGCCTCCAGGGCTTCCTGGCAGCTTGATCAATAGAAATGAAACTCAACACCGTAGTGACTTGCTTAATGCATCTCTTGCTAGTCAAGTGCCTATACAGTGTCATCAAGAAGCTTCCAATAATTTAAGATCCAATACCCCGACACTGGTTTCCCCTGGCAACTTGGTTAGCAGTCGCACACTTTCTTCTGTTCAGGATGTTGCCAGAGATGGAAATGGTACAAGAGAAGTGCTGGATGTGAACTTGTTTTCTCCTAGAATTCATACTGATTCAGAAAACATTGAGCCTAGACTTACTGATAGACGAAATGGAGCTCGAGAGCCTGTTGAACGTAATGTTCGTTTTAGCCGGACATTAAGTGTTGGAAGGCTCCGTGACAGGGTTCTCCGCCGATCAACAGTATCAGACTTCACATTTTGCCCTTTGCAACGAGAGAGAGATGCTAGTCAAGATAATGGAAGACGGACAGGGGAGAGAGACACAAGAGTGTCACCATCTGGTCGTAATGCTGCAAATTCTTCTACACCTAGATATCCTCTACCCAGTACACCTAGCTCCTTGTTTGGCATCGAAGATTATGAAGTTGAGACTTCACAATCTAGAGAAACTAGGTATCAGGATCTACTGGAGCATAGGTCCAATTTCCTCGAACGGAGAAGAAGAATACGGTCCCAG GTCCGTGCTCTTCAGAGGTTGGGTAGCCGGTTTGAAAATCTTTCTGGACATGACAGATCATGTATCTTATCTGGTCAACATAGAAATGGTCGTTGTGCATGCAGAATCAATAGTCGTGATACCAATTCAAATGATGATACCAATGCAAGAGCTAGCATATCAAGAATTGTTATGCTAGCTGAAGCTTTATTTGAG CAATCTGTGGTTTTATCATCTCGCCCTTCTGTGTCATCTATCGGTTCCGTTCCTGCACCTAATGACGTTGTGGAATCCTTGCCTGTCAAATTATACACAAAGTTGCACAAACATCAAGAAGAACCTGTACA ATGTTATATATGCCTTGTGGAGTATGAGGATGGAGACAGCATGCGAGTTCTGCCTTGTCATCATGAATTTCATACAACATGTGTAGACAAGTGGCTGAAGGAGATTCACAG GGTGTGCCCACTATGTCGAGGGGATATCTGTGTATCTGATTCACTGCCAAGGGAGAACTAA